GTCGTGGTTGTCCCAGATCCGGTTGCCGCGGATGGTCGCCGAGTCGAACGGCGCGTCGATGGTGATGCCGGCCCGCCGCTTCGGCGCGGCAGCCAGTTCGTATCCACATCCCGGTGGCGGGATGTCCCCGCTCCACGCGCTGAACGCGTCCGGGCGGACCGGGGCGAGGGTGAGTTCGTCGCCGGTGTTGCCGGCGACCATGGCGACGGACCGTCCGACCCGCAGCATCTTGCCCCGGTGCCCGTCGTGCGGCCAGTTGGCCGACCGGTCCACAACGGACCGCTCGCCGTAGCGCACGGCATCACCCGTCCCGCCGGTGCCTTCGGCGTACTGTCGCCCGTTGTTGCGGATCCGGTTGTTGAGCACCACCGCGTCGGTCATCTGGTGGTCGACCCGGACCGCGTCCAACCCGTTGCCCCAGATCTCGTTGCTCTCGATCACCACGTCCCGGATCGCGCCCTGGTAGCCGCGCCTGAGGTTGCGCGTGTGATAGCCGTGCTGGCCGTTGCCGCTGATCCGGTTGCCCCGGACGGTGTACGGGCCGGGGGTGTTGCCGATGCTGACCCCGTCGCGCAGGTTGCCGTCGATGACGCAGTCGGTGAGCAGCCCGCCCCGGCCGGCCACCGACGAGGTGCCCTGCGACGACACGTCGAAGCCGGTCTCCAGGTTGCCGGTCATCGTGCAGGCCGAGACGATCAGACCGTCGGCGCCCCAGTCGGAGATGCCGAACCGGTTGCCCTGACTGTGGCAGCCGATGATGCGGTAGCCGCGTGGCGGCTCCCAGTAGTCCTTCTGCAGCTCCAGGAAGATCCCGTTGGTGCCGTTGGCCAGGGCGGTGCAGTTGGCGATGGTCAGCCGCTCCACCGGGCCCCACCCGCCGATGCCGATCCCGATGCCGGCGCCGCCGATCTGCTCGCCGTTGTCGAGGCGACCACAGCCGACCACCACCACGCCGTCGATCAGGGAGTCCTGGAGGAAGTCGCAGCCCAACCCGGTGGCGGCGGTGTGGTGGATGTAGAGGTTGCGGAACACGCCCCGCACCATGTACTGGATACCGAGGCCCTTGGCCAGGTAGCTGTACTCGGCCATCGCGACCCCGGAGCCGTCGATCTGGAAGTCGGAGAAGGTGCAGTCGGCGATGTGCCGGTCCCGGTCGGCGCCGTGCTGCACTGTGGTCCAGAAGGCCAGCGGCGTCGGATCGGCCCGGTTGCCCTCGTTGCTGAGCATGAACCGGGTCGCCGCCGGGCCGGCCCCGATCAAGGAGACACCGCTGCGCCACACCGTCCCCGCGTCCCGGATCGAGTAGATGCCCGGCGGGCAGTAGATGACGCGGGCCCGCCCGTCCGAGGCGTAACCGGCGCCGAGACGTTCCACGAGGGCGGCCAGCGCCGGCTGGTCATTGGTCGCGCCGTCACCGGTCAGCCCGTATTCCAGCGCATCGCAGTAGAGGGGCGCGCCCGCCGAGGCGGGTCGTCGTACCCGGACCGAGTTCAGTAGCAGCTCGTTCGCCACGGCCACAGGCTGGCTCCCTTCGACGCGTGCGGTGCGTTCCGGCGGGGCCGACTTCCCGATGACACGGCCGGGAAACCCCCGGCCCGACGACGCACGCCGGGCAACCCCGGACATGGGCCGGCCCCGGCGCCGCGCGGGCGGTGCCGGGGCCGGGAGGTGTACGCCGTCAGACGGCGGCGATCAGCAACGCCGGGCGCTCCACGCAGTCGGCGACGTGGCGCAGGAAGCCACCGGCCACCCCGCCGTCGCAGACCCGGTGGTCGAAGGTGAGGCTGAGCTGGGTCACCTTGCGCACGGCGAGTTGCCCGTCGACCACCCATGGCTTGTCCACGATCCGCCCGACGCCGAGCAGTGCGGCCTCGGGGTGGTTGATGATCGGCGTGGAGCCGTCGACGCCGAACACCCCGTAGTTGTTCAGCGTGAACGTGCCTCCGGTCAGCCGGGCCGGCGGCAGGCTGCCGGCTCGCGCGGCGGCGGTGGTCGCCGCCAGTTCGGCGGCCAACTCGGCGGTGGTGAGCCGCTGGGCGTCGCGCAGCACCGGCACCAGCAGACCCCGGTCGGTCTGCGCGGCAATACCGAGATGCACGCCGGCGGACTGGACGATCCGCTGCGCCTCGGTGTCGACCCGGGCGTTGAGCTGCGGGAACCGGCGTAGTCCGCTGAGGCAGATCCGGGCCAGCAGGGCCAGGATGCTCACCGGCGCGTCGGGAGTCGCCGCGTTGATCGCCGCGCGGGTCTCCAGCAGGCCGGTGGCGTCCACGTCGACCCAGATGGTCACCTCGGGGATCTCCCGCCGGCTGCGGGAGAGCTTGTCGGCGATGACCTTGCGTACGCCGGTGAGCGGGATGATGACGTCGCCGTCCCCGGCCGGGGCGAGCGCGACGTGCGGGTCGGGCACGGCGGCGAGCCGGGCTGCGGGCACGGCCAGCGCCGCCTCCACGTCGGCGCGGCGGATCACCCCGCCCGGTCCGGTGCCCCGCACAGTGGCGAGGTCGAGGCCCTGCTCGCGGGCCAGCCGCCGCACGATCGGTGAGATGACCAGGGCAGTCGCCGCAGCTGCGGCGGGATGACCGCCCGCGGTCGGACCGGTGTCGCCAACCACGTCGGACCCGCGAGCGGGACCGGCAGTGGCCGGTTCGGGAGCCAGCGACAGGCGGGGTCGACGCCGGCGCCGGGTGGCACCGCCGTGCCCGGTGCCGTAGCCGATCAGCACGTTGCCGGAGCCGGCACGCTCCTCCTCGCGGTAGGTGGCGTGCCCGGCCGGCTCGTCGCCGCCGTCCAGGGGCGCGATGGTGATCAGCGGCTGGCCGACGGGGCGTACCTCACCGGCCGCGCCGTGCAGGGTGACGACCCGGCCGGCGTACGGGCAGGGCACGTCCACGACCGCCTTGGCGGTCTCCACCTCGACCACGCTCTGGTCAACGGTGACGATGTCGCCCACGGCGACCCGCCACTCGACGATCTCGGCCTCGCTCAGCCCCTCGCCCAGGTCGGGCAGGAGGAAGACCTGCGTGCGCTCGACGGTGGTCATGCCGCGCTGCCCTGCGCCGCCCAGCGCGGGTCCGGCTGGTCGTCCCACTGCAACCGGGCCACCGCGTCGAGCACCCGGTCCACGCCGGGCAGGTGGGTGTGCTCCAGCATCGGCGCCGGGTACGGGATGTCCAGCCCGGCGACCCGCAGCACCGGGGCGTGCAGCGCGTGGAAGCACCGCTCCTGCACCCGGGCCGCGATCTCCGCGCCGACACCCGCGAAGCCCTGCGCCTCCTGGATCACCACGCACCGGCCGGTCCGCCGGACCGAGGCGGCGATGGTCTCGTCGTCGAACGGCACGATGGTGCGGACGTCGACGACCTCCAGGTCCCAGCCCTCCTCGCGGGCGGCCTCGGCGGCCTCCAGCGCGACCGGCACCGCCGGCCCGTACGCCA
This portion of the Micromonospora zamorensis genome encodes:
- a CDS encoding dihydrolipoamide acetyltransferase family protein yields the protein MTTVERTQVFLLPDLGEGLSEAEIVEWRVAVGDIVTVDQSVVEVETAKAVVDVPCPYAGRVVTLHGAAGEVRPVGQPLITIAPLDGGDEPAGHATYREEERAGSGNVLIGYGTGHGGATRRRRRPRLSLAPEPATAGPARGSDVVGDTGPTAGGHPAAAAATALVISPIVRRLAREQGLDLATVRGTGPGGVIRRADVEAALAVPAARLAAVPDPHVALAPAGDGDVIIPLTGVRKVIADKLSRSRREIPEVTIWVDVDATGLLETRAAINAATPDAPVSILALLARICLSGLRRFPQLNARVDTEAQRIVQSAGVHLGIAAQTDRGLLVPVLRDAQRLTTAELAAELAATTAAARAGSLPPARLTGGTFTLNNYGVFGVDGSTPIINHPEAALLGVGRIVDKPWVVDGQLAVRKVTQLSLTFDHRVCDGGVAGGFLRHVADCVERPALLIAAV
- a CDS encoding right-handed parallel beta-helix repeat-containing protein, which translates into the protein MANELLLNSVRVRRPASAGAPLYCDALEYGLTGDGATNDQPALAALVERLGAGYASDGRARVIYCPPGIYSIRDAGTVWRSGVSLIGAGPAATRFMLSNEGNRADPTPLAFWTTVQHGADRDRHIADCTFSDFQIDGSGVAMAEYSYLAKGLGIQYMVRGVFRNLYIHHTAATGLGCDFLQDSLIDGVVVVGCGRLDNGEQIGGAGIGIGIGGWGPVERLTIANCTALANGTNGIFLELQKDYWEPPRGYRIIGCHSQGNRFGISDWGADGLIVSACTMTGNLETGFDVSSQGTSSVAGRGGLLTDCVIDGNLRDGVSIGNTPGPYTVRGNRISGNGQHGYHTRNLRRGYQGAIRDVVIESNEIWGNGLDAVRVDHQMTDAVVLNNRIRNNGRQYAEGTGGTGDAVRYGERSVVDRSANWPHDGHRGKMLRVGRSVAMVAGNTGDELTLAPVRPDAFSAWSGDIPPPGCGYELAAAPKRRAGITIDAPFDSATIRGNRIWDNHDHQTQTHGLWITDRGSCVGSRVEDNDLAGNADEGMQLDTPPVGGRWRDNHVDSDWT